The Sporosarcina ureae genome includes a region encoding these proteins:
- a CDS encoding M28 family peptidase gives MKKMVSYLTLSMLVATSLVACTPKEDISKEKKEPIEDVKTVPLSDEKDKYLSEVDVEYAFEFAKGMEEYKTNEKLGYRTAGSEAERKTGEKIGEEMKKIGLTEVTKDAFTVDSWEFEKADLTFTDTAGKEHLAVLGGYQVNFDTNGVKELEIVYAGKGTAKDLEGLDIEGKLVLVDINQREEWWINYPTYQAHVKGAAAVIAVQEAGYAEVDPDALNSQDICGPDDAPAFSMSQTDANELKKALEASENDKFTVKFDAKSTVKMDQEAYNYYGKIVGKDPDSYILLSGHYDSYFAGFQDDNAAIGLLLGIAKGMIDSGYQPEKTLIFNAIAAEEWGKSNTRYDWSTGAYNQIFNIHPEWVGKTFANMNFELPAYEHTTQDEIRSTYELNNYLTEFAKEVPPLSDVYKDGISVVSPLRTWSDDFSFSIAGVPALRNDFQDSEFMHSHYHSQFDSEDAFNAEALKFHLNLYGLLTMHYDQTAIVPLDFTTRLQAMKDLIDTDAFKQASVASNNLTKEIDQAMSSAEEVNTKVADINKEYAEALKKEDTDTAKKLYEESRELNSDLLAAYKYAEDQFVRLTWEDEPIFPHEHAQNNVKNLTASIEALTTGDIATPLDEYLYAIDNNWYAYDFDQEVFNYFTDYVIKAPKEQLMWGAGRIVDHEDLFDTIKSLQAKKEQTKPDLSEEISTLTDALDRQKKLLEQTVTDEAASVKKLGELLSEMK, from the coding sequence ATGAAAAAGATGGTAAGTTACTTAACGTTGTCTATGCTCGTCGCAACTTCACTTGTTGCGTGTACACCAAAAGAAGATATTTCCAAAGAGAAGAAAGAGCCGATCGAGGACGTGAAGACCGTTCCGCTTTCAGATGAGAAGGACAAGTACTTATCTGAAGTAGATGTGGAATATGCTTTTGAATTCGCTAAAGGAATGGAAGAATATAAAACCAATGAGAAGCTCGGTTATCGTACGGCAGGATCGGAAGCGGAACGAAAGACTGGCGAGAAAATTGGAGAAGAAATGAAGAAAATCGGATTAACTGAAGTGACGAAAGATGCGTTTACGGTAGATAGTTGGGAGTTTGAGAAGGCCGATTTAACCTTTACGGATACTGCCGGAAAAGAGCATCTTGCTGTGCTAGGTGGTTATCAAGTGAACTTTGACACGAATGGTGTGAAAGAACTTGAGATAGTTTATGCAGGAAAAGGGACTGCGAAAGATTTAGAGGGATTAGATATCGAAGGGAAACTGGTATTAGTCGACATCAATCAACGTGAAGAATGGTGGATTAATTACCCTACGTATCAAGCGCATGTAAAAGGGGCAGCAGCGGTCATTGCGGTACAAGAAGCTGGTTATGCCGAAGTTGATCCCGATGCGTTGAATTCACAAGATATTTGCGGACCGGACGATGCACCTGCATTCTCGATGTCTCAAACGGATGCAAATGAACTGAAGAAGGCACTAGAGGCAAGTGAAAATGACAAGTTTACCGTAAAATTTGATGCTAAATCTACTGTGAAGATGGATCAAGAAGCGTATAATTATTACGGGAAAATTGTCGGAAAAGATCCGGACTCCTATATCCTGTTATCTGGCCATTATGATTCGTATTTTGCCGGGTTCCAAGATGACAATGCAGCAATCGGTCTACTGCTTGGTATCGCTAAAGGAATGATTGACAGCGGCTATCAACCAGAAAAGACTCTTATTTTCAATGCGATCGCAGCAGAAGAATGGGGCAAATCGAATACTCGCTACGACTGGTCGACAGGTGCTTACAATCAAATCTTCAATATTCATCCCGAGTGGGTAGGTAAGACGTTTGCGAATATGAATTTTGAACTTCCGGCATATGAACATACGACACAAGATGAAATTCGCTCGACGTACGAGTTGAATAACTATTTGACAGAGTTCGCAAAAGAAGTGCCACCACTATCCGACGTGTACAAAGATGGGATTTCAGTCGTTTCTCCACTACGTACATGGTCAGATGACTTCTCATTCAGTATTGCGGGTGTGCCAGCGCTTCGGAATGATTTCCAAGATAGTGAATTCATGCACTCCCATTATCATTCTCAATTTGACAGCGAAGACGCATTCAATGCTGAGGCGTTAAAATTCCACTTAAATCTTTATGGATTATTGACCATGCATTACGATCAAACCGCTATTGTGCCGTTAGACTTCACGACACGTTTGCAAGCGATGAAAGACTTGATCGACACCGATGCGTTTAAACAGGCGTCTGTTGCTTCGAACAACTTGACGAAAGAGATTGATCAGGCGATGTCCAGTGCAGAAGAAGTGAACACAAAAGTCGCTGACATTAATAAAGAGTATGCGGAAGCACTTAAAAAAGAGGATACAGACACAGCGAAGAAGTTGTACGAGGAAAGTCGTGAGTTAAACAGCGACTTGTTAGCAGCTTATAAATATGCGGAAGACCAATTTGTGCGATTGACGTGGGAAGATGAACCGATATTCCCTCATGAGCATGCGCAAAATAACGTCAAAAACTTAACTGCTTCTATTGAGGCATTAACTACTGGCGATATCGCTACTCCACTGGATGAGTACTTATACGCAATTGACAACAACTGGTATGCGTATGACTTTGATCAGGAAGTATTCAACTACTTCACAGACTATGTCATAAAAGCACCGAAAGAGCAGCTCATGTGGGGTGCTGGACGGATTGTCGACCATGAAGACTTATTCGATACGATCAAGTCATTGCAAGCGAAGAAAGAACAGACAAAGCCTGATTTGTCAGAAGAAATTTCTACACTGACGGATGCGCTGGACAGACAGAAAAAGTTATTGGAACAGACTGTAACAGATGAAGCAGCTAGCGTGAAAAAATTAGGTGAGCTGCTGAGTGAAATGAAATAA
- a CDS encoding OsmC family protein — MSTTNNTLVKIAATAKWEEGVRSTHTIRDFERFPMDEPVHLGGTDTGANPLEYIAAALNGCKAVMIPLIANEQGFTFTAIDFDTTGIVDAKGLMGEEGVKTHFQKVRFVCEITTNESDDAIAQLKAEVERRCPVYNLFADAGIPVESKWIKK; from the coding sequence ATGTCAACAACAAACAATACATTAGTAAAGATTGCTGCTACAGCGAAGTGGGAGGAAGGGGTTCGTTCTACACATACAATCCGCGACTTTGAAAGATTTCCGATGGATGAACCTGTTCATTTAGGTGGAACGGATACCGGTGCAAATCCACTCGAGTATATTGCGGCTGCGCTGAATGGCTGTAAGGCAGTGATGATTCCATTAATTGCGAACGAACAAGGTTTTACTTTTACAGCAATTGATTTTGATACGACAGGTATCGTGGATGCCAAGGGTTTAATGGGGGAAGAAGGCGTGAAAACGCATTTTCAGAAAGTGCGTTTTGTTTGTGAAATCACTACGAATGAATCAGATGATGCGATTGCGCAATTAAAAGCAGAAGTGGAAAGAAGATGCCCCGTATATAATCTTTTTGCTGATGCAGGAATTCCTGTTGAGTCGAAATGGATAAAAAAATAA
- a CDS encoding thermonuclease family protein, whose translation MKKLYSVEQAPIDKPSETPKKAPEKESVDDVEKPKEVSSTKAEEQSVPVIVPSKNDSSKVTSEKLNDATETSGTTARIPVKLVKVIDGDTIKIIYNGKEQNVRYLLIDTPETNHPRLGKQPFGDEAKARNKELIESGTLEIEFDVGERFDKYNRLLAYIYVDGKNLQKILLSEGLARVAYVYPPNTRYVDPYEKTQAIAKEKKLGIWSVEDYATDSGFNAQAVKEKPEKSAPQKATPASAPVAKPSHATQKSEWFQNCSELRKTYPHGVPSSHPAYQPKMDRDQDGFACER comes from the coding sequence TTGAAGAAGCTATATTCGGTGGAACAGGCGCCTATCGATAAACCTTCTGAAACACCGAAGAAAGCACCTGAAAAAGAGTCTGTGGATGATGTAGAAAAACCAAAAGAGGTTAGTTCTACTAAAGCTGAAGAACAATCAGTCCCAGTCATAGTGCCTTCAAAAAATGATTCTTCAAAAGTTACTTCTGAAAAACTAAATGATGCCACAGAGACAAGCGGTACCACCGCAAGAATCCCTGTAAAATTAGTAAAAGTTATAGATGGCGATACAATTAAAATTATATATAATGGTAAGGAACAAAATGTTCGATACTTGTTGATCGACACCCCTGAAACCAATCATCCCCGACTGGGTAAGCAACCGTTTGGAGATGAAGCAAAAGCTAGAAATAAAGAGCTCATAGAGAGCGGTACACTGGAAATCGAATTTGACGTCGGGGAACGTTTCGATAAATACAATCGTTTACTTGCGTATATTTATGTCGATGGAAAAAACCTTCAAAAAATATTATTGAGTGAAGGGTTAGCTCGTGTAGCATATGTTTACCCTCCAAATACTCGATACGTAGATCCATATGAAAAGACGCAAGCAATAGCTAAAGAAAAAAAGTTGGGTATTTGGTCAGTTGAAGATTATGCTACAGACTCTGGCTTTAACGCGCAAGCAGTGAAAGAGAAACCTGAAAAATCAGCACCTCAAAAAGCGACACCTGCTTCAGCGCCTGTAGCTAAGCCCTCACATGCTACACAAAAGTCGGAATGGTTTCAAAACTGTAGCGAACTGAGGAAGACTTATCCTCACGGTGTGCCAAGCAGCCATCCGGCTTATCAACCTAAAATGGATCGCGATCAAGATGGATTTGCTTGCGAACGATAA
- a CDS encoding GMC family oxidoreductase, which produces MNKGTNSQPTYDYIVVGTGPAGAAIARKLTDDNQNSVLVLEAGDNNSKEQPIRDSLFAPPFILTEDFFPQYFWQGKGVPQKNVKDRSFDWTGGRTLGGGSSINNNQYVRPSQANMKQWENLLGPLWSPEQETYQFSQLEKYNGQTQNPNARGYNGKLDIRQAPAYPTSMVEKLVTAIERATGFTRILDYNDPNTPLGPFTRWQLYQTPYGQRESSDTAFLSPDVMKESGEGVGGRRLLVTYNSTVQRVIFDNNKRAIGVEFFKEGNCYYAYARKKVIVSAGINSPQLLMLSGIGPADTLNKAGISVVHHNANVGKNMTTHPVNTSMFTTNPNDKALPDADPFALYTGGAFLPDPTPGADPNRRCVQLIGQIGAGGMLSIILIVLEPKSQGTVRIQNADPLKIVLADAGFLNNRSDLETIKNIYRVYIKSIAEELAKIDSHYQLVTPTLETIQDDSKLEAFIKDNLGPTHHIQGTLRMAPNENQGVVNAMGEVFGVENLIVADDSIAPFVSDGNTSAPAFFIGANIADQLLRQDCKNS; this is translated from the coding sequence ATGAATAAAGGAACCAACAGCCAACCAACATATGACTATATCGTGGTTGGAACGGGGCCAGCGGGTGCTGCCATTGCAAGGAAACTAACTGATGATAACCAAAATTCTGTGTTAGTTTTAGAGGCAGGAGATAATAATAGTAAAGAGCAGCCGATTAGAGATTCATTGTTTGCACCGCCATTTATTCTCACTGAAGACTTTTTCCCTCAATACTTCTGGCAAGGAAAAGGTGTCCCTCAGAAAAATGTGAAAGATCGGTCATTTGATTGGACGGGTGGGCGAACTTTGGGAGGTGGTTCCTCTATTAACAATAACCAATATGTAAGACCATCACAGGCCAATATGAAACAGTGGGAAAACCTTCTAGGCCCACTTTGGTCGCCTGAACAAGAGACGTATCAATTTTCGCAACTTGAAAAATACAATGGTCAGACTCAAAATCCGAATGCTAGGGGATATAACGGGAAGTTGGATATTAGACAGGCACCCGCTTACCCTACTAGCATGGTTGAGAAATTGGTGACAGCGATAGAAAGAGCCACGGGTTTCACCAGGATTTTAGATTATAATGATCCCAATACACCACTTGGCCCTTTTACAAGATGGCAACTATACCAGACTCCTTATGGTCAACGAGAAAGTTCTGATACCGCCTTTCTTTCTCCAGATGTTATGAAAGAAAGTGGGGAAGGTGTAGGCGGTAGACGGTTATTGGTAACTTATAATTCAACGGTGCAACGTGTCATTTTTGATAATAATAAGCGAGCAATTGGTGTGGAATTTTTTAAAGAAGGAAACTGTTATTACGCATATGCTCGCAAAAAAGTTATTGTATCGGCAGGAATAAATAGTCCTCAGTTATTAATGCTTTCTGGCATCGGACCAGCTGATACACTGAATAAAGCCGGTATTTCCGTTGTTCATCATAACGCGAATGTAGGGAAGAACATGACTACCCACCCGGTAAATACTTCGATGTTTACAACGAATCCGAATGACAAAGCACTTCCGGACGCGGATCCATTTGCGCTTTATACAGGCGGGGCCTTTTTGCCAGATCCAACGCCTGGTGCCGATCCCAACCGGCGTTGCGTCCAGCTAATTGGTCAAATAGGAGCTGGCGGAATGCTAAGCATTATCCTGATAGTATTGGAGCCGAAAAGCCAAGGAACTGTCAGAATTCAAAATGCAGATCCGTTAAAGATTGTGCTTGCTGATGCAGGATTTTTGAATAATCGATCGGACCTTGAAACTATAAAAAACATATATAGGGTATATATTAAAAGCATTGCAGAAGAACTAGCGAAAATAGATTCCCACTATCAACTCGTTACACCTACACTGGAAACGATTCAGGACGATAGCAAACTTGAAGCATTCATTAAGGATAACTTAGGTCCGACACACCATATACAAGGCACACTTAGAATGGCGCCAAATGAAAATCAAGGTGTTGTGAATGCAATGGGAGAAGTATTCGGTGTAGAAAATTTGATTGTTGCGGATGATTCCATTGCACCGTTTGTTTCAGATGGCAATACATCAGCGCCAGCTTTCTTCATTGGTGCGAATATTGCTGATCAATTATTAAGGCAGGATTGCAAGAATTCTTGA
- a CDS encoding autorepressor SdpR family transcription factor, translating to MNDIFKALNDETRRQILTLLSEKGSLTASEIHEEFEMSKPSISNHLNILRTAGLVTSEKKGQYIYYTLHTTVLQDLLVWMIKLNK from the coding sequence ATGAACGATATTTTTAAAGCACTAAACGACGAAACGAGAAGGCAAATACTTACTCTACTCAGTGAGAAAGGCTCCTTAACTGCTAGTGAAATACATGAAGAATTCGAGATGAGCAAGCCGAGCATTTCCAATCATTTAAACATCTTGCGGACAGCTGGACTTGTCACTTCGGAGAAAAAGGGGCAGTACATTTACTACACTCTCCATACGACGGTTCTGCAAGATCTTCTTGTATGGATGATTAAGTTGAACAAATAA